Proteins from one Natrinema salinisoli genomic window:
- a CDS encoding HalOD1 output domain-containing protein translates to MEGTCRITDTESADEWSEPAMKIVQKVSRAKGVDIVDLEPLYDTVDGDALDSLLRTADQDVEVTFQYAGYTVTVRGDGQISLGKQPVTSNR, encoded by the coding sequence ATGGAAGGCACCTGCCGTATAACTGATACTGAAAGCGCAGACGAGTGGAGCGAACCAGCTATGAAGATTGTTCAGAAAGTTAGTCGGGCAAAAGGAGTCGATATCGTTGACCTTGAACCCCTCTACGACACAGTTGACGGCGATGCCCTCGATAGTCTGCTCAGAACTGCGGACCAGGATGTAGAAGTAACCTTTCAGTACGCAGGATACACCGTAACTGTTCGAGGCGATGGCCAGATCAGCCTTGGCAAGCAACCAGTCACCTCTAACCGTTGA
- a CDS encoding universal stress protein, which produces MANGHTVLVPIRYPLTAKSTQTLTSAERIAHDYNNAQLIIFHVNLFQYNENVKEAEIRQAVTPVLDDVPFSVSIRQGFLIEEVILEEAQQRNIDAIVIGEKQNPLWRRAINMLLRNDPDIAPFLKENTGTDIEVKTAN; this is translated from the coding sequence ATGGCAAACGGACATACTGTTCTGGTTCCTATCCGGTACCCGCTAACAGCAAAAAGCACACAGACTCTCACCAGTGCCGAACGCATCGCACACGACTATAATAACGCACAGTTGATAATCTTCCATGTCAATCTCTTCCAATACAACGAAAACGTGAAAGAAGCAGAGATCCGTCAGGCAGTTACACCGGTACTCGATGATGTCCCGTTTTCCGTATCTATCCGCCAAGGTTTCCTGATTGAGGAAGTCATTTTAGAGGAAGCCCAGCAACGGAACATCGACGCGATCGTGATCGGTGAGAAGCAGAACCCGTTATGGCGCCGCGCAATTAATATGCTGCTCCGGAACGATCCAGATATCGCGCCATTCCTTAAAGAGAATACTGGGACAGATATTGAGGTCAAGACCGCTAACTGA
- a CDS encoding RPA12/RPB9/RPC11 RNA polymerase family protein, with product MIVHDCADRFAERHSAQHTIEPMFCTCGSYRLPGHDGWRCRRGCGQPATDFDFTTTTPQRNEPSRYVPEDAKFLPTTTANCPECGNSEAEFKQQQIRSVDEPVTRLYRCTACGHRWRKDG from the coding sequence ATGATCGTTCACGACTGCGCCGACCGATTCGCCGAACGGCACAGCGCCCAGCATACGATCGAACCAATGTTCTGCACCTGCGGCAGCTACCGACTGCCCGGCCACGACGGGTGGCGGTGCCGCCGCGGCTGCGGACAACCCGCTACCGATTTCGATTTCACGACGACTACGCCACAACGTAACGAGCCGTCGCGGTACGTGCCCGAGGATGCCAAGTTCCTGCCGACCACGACCGCGAACTGTCCGGAATGTGGGAACAGCGAGGCTGAGTTCAAGCAACAGCAGATACGGTCTGTCGACGAACCGGTTACGCGGCTGTACCGGTGTACCGCGTGTGGTCACCGTTGGCGGAAGGACGGCTGA
- a CDS encoding PadR family transcriptional regulator, giving the protein MYDLTGFQRDLLYVAAGQDEPHGLAIKEELEDYYEKEIHHGRLYPNLDTLVDKGLIEKGEADQRTNVYSVTRRGTREIEARRDWEQQYVEDLFSE; this is encoded by the coding sequence ATGTACGACCTCACCGGCTTCCAGCGCGACCTGCTCTACGTGGCTGCGGGACAGGACGAACCACATGGCCTGGCGATCAAGGAAGAACTCGAGGACTACTACGAGAAAGAGATCCACCACGGCCGGCTCTACCCGAACCTCGACACCCTCGTCGACAAAGGATTGATCGAGAAAGGAGAGGCCGATCAGCGTACAAACGTGTACTCAGTCACGCGGCGAGGGACGCGGGAGATCGAAGCCCGGCGTGACTGGGAACAACAATACGTGGAAGACCTCTTTTCCGAATAA
- a CDS encoding HalOD1 output domain-containing protein codes for MGEMGTPVNTDDSSAELTPSTTAEWEQDTENTPVYAVVSAVAEAEGVDHVDLPPLYNVIDPEALNALFTSDSGGVSTVEFEYAGYAVVVRGEGTVEVCPVNV; via the coding sequence ATGGGAGAGATGGGCACACCGGTTAATACGGATGACTCTTCAGCTGAATTGACTCCGTCTACTACTGCCGAATGGGAGCAGGATACCGAGAATACTCCTGTCTATGCGGTTGTCTCCGCCGTTGCCGAGGCGGAAGGTGTTGATCATGTTGATCTGCCACCGCTCTACAACGTGATCGATCCGGAAGCGTTGAACGCTCTCTTTACGTCTGATTCTGGTGGCGTTTCCACCGTCGAGTTCGAGTACGCTGGATACGCTGTCGTTGTCCGCGGCGAGGGTACGGTCGAGGTCTGTCCGGTCAACGTTTAG
- a CDS encoding DsbA family protein, whose protein sequence is MIAVVLAVFLIAPTLPDLSGDGPVDRSGEPNDTESSQQDWVQPANTSGETLTWENRPRIGNDTAEIKVHYFADFRCPYCRRWSKDVYPKLYEEYIEPGTVQVVHREAPILGGDSKEMALLSQCVWQTEPGKYRKWWKDALESETDDVEMLKHETGAQMICDREQLKERIEQDVAEGLQFDMRGVPFFIIHDTVSNETMTIMGNQPWPAYRDVLETMMEEP, encoded by the coding sequence GTGATCGCCGTAGTACTCGCGGTTTTCCTGATAGCACCGACGCTTCCCGATCTCTCAGGAGACGGTCCCGTAGACCGATCCGGCGAACCCAACGACACAGAATCTTCTCAGCAGGACTGGGTTCAACCGGCAAATACGAGCGGTGAGACATTGACGTGGGAGAATCGGCCGCGGATTGGGAACGACACTGCTGAAATCAAAGTCCACTATTTCGCGGATTTCCGCTGTCCATACTGCCGGAGATGGTCAAAAGACGTGTATCCGAAGCTGTACGAGGAGTATATCGAACCTGGAACAGTCCAGGTAGTGCACCGGGAAGCGCCCATTCTTGGAGGAGATTCAAAAGAGATGGCACTGTTGTCACAGTGCGTCTGGCAGACTGAACCGGGGAAGTACAGGAAGTGGTGGAAAGACGCCTTAGAATCGGAAACGGACGATGTGGAGATGCTGAAACACGAGACAGGAGCGCAGATGATCTGCGACCGTGAACAGCTGAAAGAGCGCATAGAACAGGACGTGGCGGAGGGCTTACAGTTCGACATGCGGGGCGTACCGTTCTTCATCATCCACGACACGGTGTCAAACGAGACAATGACGATCATGGGAAATCAGCCCTGGCCGGCGTACCGTGACGTACTGGAAACCATGATGGAGGAGCCATAA
- a CDS encoding tyrosine-type recombinase/integrase: protein MVEIRLSTYRDDYIDRRKAKQAETTADQKAITVRHLTDYLDDEQETIDTTEPYEALDAIRDFFETDRITVSGTRLSHIRDFLEYVASHLDSTRAQDQLLDIRDKVEKDRWPEEAFESGETEPEFIRTDDVRRACQLASDRGERAIRFLFETGCRLGEMRAVTVNDIDFEHPEVGAAVSITKKKTEKNTIEAPKTQAGYRTVELTPKTADLLQNHIEENNLAADDEVFPMSPNTYRNHVEAGFTEAGVCIDPESGETEMTPHWLRHNRNTRIKKEEGSEAAQQYMGHGSQDDKQDAATEMTDHYTHYDPDEVQCIVGTEDWF from the coding sequence ATGGTCGAGATCAGGCTGAGCACGTACAGGGATGACTACATCGATCGACGGAAAGCGAAACAGGCCGAGACCACGGCCGATCAGAAGGCGATCACCGTCCGCCACCTCACGGACTATCTGGACGACGAGCAGGAAACGATCGACACCACGGAACCGTACGAGGCGTTGGACGCGATCCGCGATTTCTTCGAGACCGACCGGATCACTGTGTCAGGTACACGGCTTTCGCATATCCGGGATTTCCTTGAGTATGTTGCGTCGCACCTGGATTCGACCCGTGCCCAAGACCAGCTGCTGGACATCCGGGATAAGGTGGAGAAGGATCGGTGGCCGGAGGAAGCGTTTGAGTCTGGGGAGACGGAACCGGAGTTCATCCGGACTGATGATGTCCGTCGTGCCTGCCAGCTGGCGTCGGACCGCGGTGAGCGGGCGATCCGGTTCCTGTTCGAGACCGGGTGTCGGCTCGGTGAGATGCGAGCAGTCACGGTCAATGATATCGATTTCGAGCATCCGGAGGTCGGGGCAGCCGTGTCGATCACGAAGAAGAAGACGGAGAAGAACACGATCGAGGCGCCGAAGACGCAGGCCGGATACCGGACCGTTGAATTGACGCCCAAGACCGCTGACCTGCTTCAGAACCACATCGAGGAGAATAATCTGGCTGCGGACGACGAGGTATTCCCCATGTCGCCGAACACGTATCGGAACCATGTCGAGGCAGGGTTTACCGAGGCCGGTGTGTGCATCGACCCGGAGAGCGGTGAGACGGAGATGACGCCGCACTGGCTGCGGCATAACCGGAACACCCGGATCAAGAAAGAGGAGGGATCGGAGGCGGCACAGCAGTACATGGGTCACGGGAGTCAGGACGATAAGCAGGATGCGGCGACGGAGATGACCGACCACTACACGCACTACGATCCGGACGAGGTCCAGTGCATCGTCGGTACCGAGGACTGGTTCTGA